The sequence TTTTGTGGGACAGCATGATTCACTAGTCCCAGATGTAGAGCCTGCTCTCCCCCTACACGCCGCCCAGTAAAGATCAGCTCCTTTGCCACAGCAAATCCCACTGCCCGTGGCAAACGCTGACTGCCCCCTAGTGCACAGTGAGAAGAATGCACATGCAGGATGACCAGCTGTAGACTAATGGTCTGCCTTTCTGCCCTTACTATAAACAAAGATGTCTTCTCTTCCCCGGTATCTTACCCGCCCCTGGTAGCAGTCCCCGTGTGGTCTCAATCAGGCCCATCTGAGCAGTGTgtgctgaaagaaaaaaataaatgaacacacacaagcacaaatgAGAAAGCCTGGATGCTTCTGCCATTATTgctaaagaagaaaatgaataaacaaaggTCAGTGTAGGTGCTTACCTGCTGTACGGAGGTCACACGCCAGCGCCAGCTCTAGCCCGCCCCCTAGAGCGAAGCCATCCAGTGCAGCGATGGTTGGCATGGGCAATGCCGCTGGAAACAGAGCATGCATCAGCCAGATCATATATCATGCTAGCAGACAGCTGGGCTTTTATAGGGTATCAAATATGTTATGTTGAAAGactaaattatatattataactaAGCGGCCTTCAAAATAATTTCCCAGGTTCCCATGGTATGGCTAGTGTTCCCAAGATTGACCTGCACCCTGAGCAGGATGAAGTGGctaatgaagatgaataaacGTCTTCATGGTGTCTCACCTATCTCATTCATTAATGATCGGAGTCCATGAACAAAGTGCTCagcctcagagttgctcatcTGTGCTCTCTCCTTCAGATCAGCCCCTTTAATAGAAGCAAAGGTCATTTGCATCCGATCTAGCTTTACAAATATAACTTTGTCTAAGAGGTGAAATGAGTGCATGTATGTTTTCTGTATAGAAGAACGCTGACCTGCACAAAAGACTCCAGGTACCAGACTCCTAAAAATCACCACACGCACACCCGTGTCATGACGCAAACCTGACACCAGCTCTCGCATCTACAGAGAGAAATGTGAAGCAGCGAGTGGGAGAAATATTGATAAACACTGAGAATTGGAgccaagagagacagaggaatcAGCAAGAGCAAAGGAACATCATAAATCTTTcctatttttgtctttttttttattgcacataTGAATTTACTGCTGTCAAAAGATGAATTATAGCTTCCTCCAGGTACTGCCTGACTTTAGCAGGAAAAAGAAAGTTTTAAAAAGGACAGAAATATCAGATAGAAAGAGAGTGTATAGGCTGCGCTGTCTGCTGGGATTTTGAGAAGTGCTGAATAAAAGGTGCTTCCCAAAGATACAAGCAAGTGGGATCTGACCTGAGCCACAAACACATGACCCAGAGAGTTCCGCGCCCGTTCCCGACGCATCAGAACCTCCACgatgcctgagagagagagagagggagagagacagagagagagagagagacttactATACCTTACtatgcacacatacagaccCTATAAGAAAGGTTTTTAAAAGTTGCACATTTAAGCTCAGTGTTATTGCCATGATTAAAGATTTAACATCTCTCAGAACTCATGGAGGCAGATTTCCTCTGCAGCCACATGCACATGATTTATTTGAATTAAAAGCTAACTGGAAATGTTTCTCATGCAGCTAACTTCCCGAAGGAAACAATGCAAAATCAATTGGACTTCAAGTACTCGAATAGGTATGTCGAAACGCATGTCGAAAGTAATACAGCTCCTCTGATTGGTGCACTCTTAAACTGCAGCATGTCtttttactatactatacttgttcatatgtatctgtataaacactagAAATTAATGTATATTAAAGAACTTTCCAGAATACTATATACTGCTTTATTTAAGGCACTATTTAAGGCACAGGTGTATTCGATATCATTGTTGATGGAGACAGTTATCTGAAAAAAATCAGTACTCTTCTACCATCAGCATTCAGTAACTAACATAAATAACAGATAACAATAATACTTCTTGGCACCGGGGGATGTTGTTTGGGTATGCAGTGTATGCAGGACCCATCACATCTGTGTCATTCTTTTGCACCATCTGTTAATACACAGGTAAAGAACTAATGATGTGGAACTGATCTTTATGCCCTTTACACCATGGTCCTGGCTACAGGTGGGCAATGCAAAGCACCCCAgtaagatattattattattattattattaatagtagtagtagcagcaggggcctttctgtgtggagtttgcatgttctccctggtTTACTCCgagtactccggtttcctcccacagtctaaaaacatgtacattaggttgattggtaattctaaattgcccataggagtgagtgtgagtgtgtgtggttgtctgtctatgtgtggccctgtgatggactggtgacctgtccagggtgtacccctgccttttgcccaatgtgcgctgggataggcgtCAGCAGactaaagcaggtatagacaatggatggataatCATTATTCAGAACCATAACACTGGATTTCCTAATGTTATGTTAGATTTTCATCCTTGTAGCCTGTTTCCTAACTGTGATATCAGATGACTATCCAAATCAGGACACACACAAATGGGGAGCTAGATTATGTCATTATCCATTGATGTAGATTTGTATTTTGCTCCACGAGAAGTTGCAACTCAGGCATTTCGCCCAACCTGGCCACCCCATTGTACCCCATCTCCTGTCTATCACATATGCAAACATGGTGCTAGGCTAATGTTTATCAAGGCTTATCTGATGTCTTTTAATTAAACCAGCTTTATATGCTAATGTGCAGAACAATCAATTCTAATCGACATTCAGACACTGTACTGTCCTTTATTGTGCAtgtcacagaaaaaaaagcaagggTTGACTTGTGTTATTAACTGAACAATAACTACGTTGTGTTATTAACACACTTATAAACGTATTATAAAGCGCGCCAATTTTCTCAAGGCAACCTTCAACCGTCAAGTTGTGGTCACGTGATTAAATAACCCTTCCCCATTGGCTGATTTTTTCAAACTAGGGCTCTCTACGACTATATAAGATGCAGAAGTTCACTCCAATAGTGCACTTCTGTAGGGAGCGCGTCCTCGGTTTGGAACTGAACCACCGCTATTGAATAGTCAAGCTAGGCTACAAATGAATgtatttagtaaaaaaaaaaaaagcgaccTGAGACTTTATATCTGTTAAGTTTAATCAGTTAAACATGCAGCCAATGTTTATATAGATTGATAAAATGGCGCCACAGGTTGACAGCTCGTGCTGTAAACTAAAACACCAAGCACCTACCATGGTCTTCACCTTCCAGGCGATTTATATCCACTTCCACAGCGTCTTGGGTCGGTGCAGCGCAAAACCCTCgaataaagcatttatttctattaaataCACTGATGTTTTTAGCAGGTAGCTCGCACTGACGTGCTAAGAAAACCCCGTTTAGTTTACATCGACCAAGCGAGCAAACTCCCACCGCTAACCTCCGAAACAGGGTCATTTTCTGTCTCTTAGTCTGAGGTACTATTAATCTGTGACTAAAGTCTATTTTTCGGAAAAATCACATTCCGAGTTGTTAAAGTTCGTGTAAGAGTTAGTTGCCTAATCCAAACTTCCTCACATCACCTTGGACACGTCCTAcgtcacacgcacacacacacacacacacacacagacagacacacacacacaacacacttcgtTTGTGTTgaattttaactttatttccCACAAAAAAAACTCATTTCAGTGGTTCATGTTTTACTAATtcctaaaaagaaaacaaaaaatatgaacaGGTTTTTCCAGTACAGTGGAGTTTATGACCAGCAGAGGGCGATAGAGTTGTGGTTGGAACAGCACACTGCACAGTTCAGGTCATCAATAATCCATCATCATTATACTGCACACATAATCAGACTTTAAAGGACTCGTGTCTGACAGAGTACcacgcataacattatgaccacctgcttaatattgtgctggtcacccttttgctgccaaaacagccctgacccgtcctgcactgtgtattctgacccctttctatcagaaccagcattaacttcttcagcaatttgaacaacagtagtgcatctgttggatcggatcacacgggccagccttcgctccccacgtgcatcagtgagccttggccacccatgaccctgtctccggttcaccactgttccttcactggaccacttttgatagatattgaccactgcagaccgggaacaccccacaagagctgcagttttggagatgctatgatctagccatcacaatttggcccgtcgtcaatctcgctcaaatccttacgcttgtcctaCTGAATCCAGTAGAAGATCTTGGGGATGTTGTATAACAGGAGAAATGCAAGATGATAGCAtacctgaaaaatctgcaggagaTGTGTATTCTGAATTGCAAATTGCATACTTATGTCTACATGGACCATATCTGTAAGGACTGTTTCTAACATCATGTGGAATTCATGCCATGAAAAATTTaggctgttttgggagcaaagGGAGATTCTACCCAGTATCAGTATAGAGTTCCTTataaagtgtttgtttgttggtgtgtgtgtgtgaatatgtcaAGGATTTATATCCCTTCAGGGAAGAACTTTACTTATCAGTTGTTATTTTGTCAGTTTTAGTAGCCTACAGGATTGCCATCAGTACATTTTATATGCAGTACAGTCAGGTCCATAAATATTCAGACACCAGCATAATGACCTCAAAATATGAGCTCAAAGTGACGACTTTCAGCCTTTAATTTTAGGACATGTACACCACAATTTGTAGGAATGACAGCAATTTTTTATATGTGCCCCAACAAACATAAACCCCCATTAAAATCTAAATTTTCTAAATCCTTTGCTGTCCATGACCACCTGAACAAACAGATGTCCGCAGACCCTGGGTTTCTTCCCTGGTGAAGCTCTGCCAGGCTTTTCCTCCAGCTGTCTTCAGTTCCTGCTTGTTCTTGGGGTGTTTTGATTCAGTTTTGCAAGTAAATTGTATGCTCAGTTCAGGGGCCTGATCTGCAGAATATTCCACTTCTTTGCCATAAAAAAACATCTTGAGGTTCTGTTTAGGTCTGCTTTGGGTCGTCGTCTATCTGCAGTGTTAAACTCCATCCAGTGATGAGTTTTGAAGCATTTGGCTGCCTCGGAGCAGATAATGTAATCCAATACACTTTCTAATTCATCTTGATGCTTTGCTTTCATCAGCtgtcacatcatcaataaataCAAGCGAACCAGTTCCACTGGCAGCCGTACACACTGTGGTATTATGCATACATTCTCT comes from Hemibagrus wyckioides isolate EC202008001 linkage group LG25, SWU_Hwy_1.0, whole genome shotgun sequence and encodes:
- the echdc2 gene encoding enoyl-CoA hydratase domain-containing protein 2, mitochondrial, yielding MTLFRRLAVGVCSLGRCKLNGVFLARQCELPAKNISVFNRNKCFIRGFCAAPTQDAVEVDINRLEGEDHGIVEVLMRRERARNSLGHVFVAQMRELVSGLRHDTGVRVVIFRSLVPGVFCAGADLKERAQMSNSEAEHFVHGLRSLMNEIAALPMPTIAALDGFALGGGLELALACDLRTAAHTAQMGLIETTRGLLPGAGGSQRLPRAVGFAVAKELIFTGRRVGGEQALHLGLVNHAVPQNKSGDAAYREALNLAQEILPQAPFAVRMAKDAMNRGIEVDIASGMAIEGMCYARVIPTQDRQEGMAAFIEKRQPKYTGE